A stretch of DNA from Sebastes fasciatus isolate fSebFas1 chromosome 16, fSebFas1.pri, whole genome shotgun sequence:
TGTAGTTCATAGTAATAAGCATCTAACTGGGTAGAAGCATGCTGAAGTTCAGAGAGTACCAACAATGAATccttcctctgtgtgtcttcCTATCAGCGAGGTGAAAACCAGTTGAGGGGATTTCCATGAATACAGATAAAGACTTTGTAACTTTCTGAATCTGATCCTTTTCTCCAGCAGGTTTTCTGATCCTCAGTCATGAATCCAGATCCTCATCCAGATCTCACCATCGTCCTGCTTGGAAAAGCAGGAGTTGGTAAAAGTGCTTCAGGAAACACCATACTGGGACGACCAGCGTTTGAGTCAAAGCTTGCCTTCACATCAGTTACAGAAGAAATCTCTGAAGAAAAAGGAAATGTCTTCGGGAAACAGATCTCGGTGGTCGACACTCCGGGAATATTAGACAGCAAAGACAAAGAGGAGAAGATCAAAAGCTGGTGTCAGGAGCTCCTGCAGTCGTCCAGACGTTGTCTGTTTCTGGTGGTGCTCAAAGTTGGACGGTTCACAGAGAAGGACCAGAAGGCTTTGAAGGCGGCTATGAGAGTCCTCGGGCCCCGGGGGTTGAAAAAGAGTTACCTGCTCTTCACCGGAGGTGATGCTCTCAATGACAAGGAATTGGAGGATTTTATCATTCAAGATAAAGATAAACTTCCAGATGTTGTTAAAATGTTTGCGGGGGCGTCTCACCTCTTCAACAATGAGGATGACGATGAAGAACAAGTCAGAGACCTGCTGCTGAAGTCAGGCCATCTACCAACCCATCAACAACCTGATCTACCAGGTACCGTGTGATCTAATTCTTACATGTATTCATTTTAAGTAATGTCATGGTTTTGGATGACGTCATGTAGGCTACTGATCTTTATCAGAGTTAGGAATGAACCCTCACAGCTGGAGGCTGGTGGTGTTGGTTGTTACAGCTCCTATCACTGAAGTCACTTTTAATCAAAGGTTGACAAACAGTGACAACACAGAGTTCACATGTGAGGAGGAAACTGGTGCACAACATGTTTGACCATTGGCAGGTGATCACCAGATTAACCATGTTATCAGCCTTGTGTCTTCGTGGTCACTAACCAGAGTTTgccggcgacagccgtggctggatgcattatgtttttgggttgtccattcttgtgaaggtgatatctcaggaacacctgcaGAGAATCTCTTCagaatttggcacaaacgtccacttggactcaaagatgaactgagtagattttggtggtcaaaggtcaaaggtcactgtgacctcaaaaacacattttggccataactcaagaattcatctgCTAATTATGATAATTTAACCAGATTTCTAACAGgaagaagtgatgacattttggacagacatggatgtaaagtgACACTTggctggttggcggaggcgtacaaccaCGAGGCGGTTATTCCAGTTTAGGAGATGTTTTACTGACTGATGTTTCAATCAGTTTTCAGACTGTAGTTATGAGAAGGTAAACTCATCTGATTCATTTGTTTTCTATCTTCCAGCTGATGTTTCCAGAGACAGGAGGGTCGTGCTGTTCGGTCTACCTGGAGCTGGAAAAAGTGCATCAGGAAACACCATCCTGGGATCAGATCAGTTTAAATCAGCCTGTGGTTTTAATCCAGTCAGTACTGAGACGGTCTCTAAATCAGCCGTGGTGGAGGGTCGTAAGGTCACAGTGGTCGACACTCCAGGATTCACTGATGAAGTTCTGACTCCTAAACAGCTGTACCTGGAGATCATGAAGTCGATAGTTGAGGCCAGTCCAGGACCACATGCCTTCATCATCGTGGTCAGAATAGGCAGAATCACCAAAGCAGAGGTCATACTGTTTGAGCTACTTCCTAAACTGTTTGATGGTGAAGCTCGTAGGTACTCCATGGTGCTGTTCACTTATGGAGATGAGCTAAAAGACAAGAGCGTTGAGGATGAGATAAAGTCTAACAAACTCGTGTCAGAACTGGTCTCCATGTGTGGTGGTAGATACTGTGTGTTTCACAACGGATCCAAAAGAAGCAGAGAGCAGGTTAGAAACCTCCTGAATCAAATAGATGAGATGGTCACAGTGAATGGTGGAGAACACTACACAAATGAGATGTTCAGGATGGTCCAGACGTTCTTTAAAGAAGAAATTAACCGGTCAGACAGCAGTGGTGACAAAGTAAAAGAAAGGAACCGGTCAGACAGCGGTGATGACAAAGTAAAAGAAAGGAACCGGTCAGACAGCGGTGGTGACAAAGTAAAAGAAAGGAACCGGTCAGACAGCAGTGATGACAAAGTAAAAGAAAGGAACCGGTCAGACAGCGGTGGTGACAAAGTAAAAGAAAGGAACCGGTCAGACAGCAGTGGTGACAAAGTAAAAGAAAGGAACCGGTCAGACAGCAGTGATGACAAAGTAAAAGAAAGGAACCGGTCAGACAGCGGTGGTGACAAAGTAAAAGAAAGGAACCGGTCAGACAGCAGTGGTgacaaagtaaaagaaaaagtatgggAAAGAATTGTACGATATGCAGTGTTTGGAGCCGTTATAGGCCTATGTGTAGGAGCATTGGTAGGGATAGggatagcagtagcagtaggaggaggagtagtagcagcagtagtagcagcagtaggaggagcagtaggaggagcagtaggaggagcagcagtaggagcagtaggaggagcaATAGAATGGGCAGTAGGATCTTGGTAGTACcaggagcaggagaaggagaagtatgcttggcttatacttgtacttaatcttttgatcaagatatacttaagaaaattATAATGTATACCTGTATACAAGCACTATATAactgcaagtccatttaccatttagcataaaaactattTAAGGAGTAGTTTACTGGATTAAGTAATAGTAATTAGTTAAAGACGTATCGTCCGTCACTCCTCTGTtattcagtgacagactttaatagttttatatttgatttgatttcagtAATTTGAGTGAGTTAATTAATCTTTCTGTTTTAATAACAatactttgtgtttttcagatGAGTCTGACAGTAATGAGTTAATTCAgtttttgacctttgacctcttgaGTGTTTATATCAGCTGCACTTTGAGTCAGAAGAAGAGTCACTGCTTCATCATTTATAACTCTCTGTCCACATATTCATGATCATACACTTGttagggttatagccccgaagggttagggttagggttactcTCTTGGACCATGACAGTCCactgactagattttccgccatgttgaattctttgaaaaacacatttttgacatctcctcctaaaccgtaggtctgattgctggcatattttctgtgaatcattattggaccaggctcatcaaaagttgcataaagcttgttgatatgtcattgtgttgtgaagatattgaccaattaatttttaaggggcgggctcagcacatcaatagacctaacttcccaagcctttggcccatcgtctccaaacttgcagcatatgttcacaagagtagttgaaacatccgctgaaagtttcattgaaatcggcgactaggggggcgctttgagcgcgaaaggctataacccgcgaaatgccgcttgcggctttaatttttattgtatttacatGTTATTGATTTGAGCTTCTACTGAAAATTAATGAGACGTAAtgaattaattcagtttttaaaCATTTCTGTTAATGTTCTTAAACAGTCATTTGTTGTATCGATAAATCACTTTGGCTCATTTTATAACATTTCTACATGAATgaagtttaacatgtttttattgtccTCATGTATCTGATCATGATGTCACGCTATGCAAAACTCACGGTTCGTACGTATctcggttttggggtcacggttcgGTACGTATctcggttttggggtcacggttcgGTACGTATctcggttttggggtcacggttcgGTACGTATCTCGGTTTTTGGGTCACGGTTCGGTAGGTATctcggttttggggtcacggttcgGTACGTTTctcggttttggggtcacggttcgGTACGTATctcggttttggggtcacggttcgGCACATATCTCGGTTTTGGGGTCATGGTTCAGTACGTATCAcgttttggggtcacggttcgGTGCGTACCTCGGTTATGGGGGTCATGGTTCTGTATATATATCGGTCTTGGGGTCAAGGTTCGGTACGTATCTCGGTTTTGGGGTTACAGTTCGGTATGTATATCGGTCTTGGGGTCACGGTTCGGTACATATCTTGGTTTTGGGGTGACGGTTCGGTACGTACCTCGGTTTTGGGGTCATGGTTCGGTACGTATCTCGGTCTTGGGGTCATGGTTCGGTACGTATCTCGGTTTTGGGGTGACGGTTCGGTACGTACCTCGGTTTTGGGGTCATGGTTCGGTACGTATCTTGGTCTTGGGGTCATGGTTCGGTACGTATCTTGGTTTTGAGGTCACAGCGCTGCTACAGCTGATAGAGAACATCTGGTACGCTGCCAAAACCTTCCAGGTAAAAGACGCGCTCCAGATTTCTGTTCCGTGGTTGTGAGCAGTCGACACATAATGGGATGTTTGGGTCACAGAGCGTACCGAGAGGATGTCAGGGACCGAACCGAACTTCCTGTACCGACCGGTTAAATACAATAACAAGTACCTTTACACCCGTACTGATGATATAATCACAATATATACAACGTCAGATGTTAAGTTTGTTCAACATGATTCTGATATATTGATAAtctgttgtttgtttgattCATACGAATAAAAAGAAACATGTATCTCTACTGAgttttgctttttattaaattgtttgatttaaaataatttttgctaattatttatttattagataATATAGATtagttattaatataataaactttatttaacagctcaagatattttacattattaatatgtaccaaaacaaacaacatgaacTACTTGCTATTAAAGGAAACATTAAACACGTTCTAAATGTTATTCAAGTGTAAATAGTGACGTGGTCGTACAGTAGTGAATCTGAAAAGTCCTATCAGAGAGTCTCAGTGGAACATGAGGTCTAAATAACTCAACTTCCGACTGGAAAAGCACCGGATTcaccggcgatcttccgcatccattgggctcgtagagcaggcgcagtagcgtccgctcggtcacatgactcggtcccGGGGTCCCAGcctcacgccgtcgtcacggctcactaactcctcctcccagccctctaTGTGCTGTTTATAGGtacttttagttttctttgtgAGGTCTGACTGAAacaagatttctttttttttccagatttcaAAGTGACCACATATAGTTCATGACACTCACTGGAAGACAAGCAAACCAACACCGTGCACACTTTAGTCACGTCCCAAACATTCAAATGTGGTTGTCATTCTACCATAAAGGCAAaggggtgaagtttgaccctgaagtgaccttcatgctccttttatttggttttcatgtttttctgaggttaaaagcttttaaaaagtacccttaaaaaataaataaaaacctgtctgtgatcttctgacatctgatctgaCCAGCTGGAACACACCTCggaaatcatcaagactcatGAAATCAGTTTCATGCAACATTTAGGAATAtttagcgcctatttggcagCCATTTTGAAAAAATGGCTGTCACGGCCCTCAGGGGCCAAATTTGCAGCGCCCtgatatctacagtatatctttacataacatAGAAACCGACAAATTCGGGTTCTGTTTAACgattggaataaatttgaaatgtctaaataattgttttattttttgccattttagagtttttgagttttaagttttcaatcgtctaatatgttttaaattcaGCATCTTTAAAAGTGTAAAAGGTTATTCTTTTTAAGTCGTACCATTTCatggatataatattttgctaagatatGAATCAAGTTAATGATGtaattcatcaggtttatagtttcatatgatagaaTCTTCACTCCGGCTGTAAAACTGAAAGTTGCGTTAAATAAATGATTGGCGTTAAACAgctttgcgttattatcacgttaactttgacagctctaatattaTTATGAATAGTATGATTTAATTTACATTAAATCAACCCAGGCAGCGCTCTTTGAAGAGTAAATGATTAATGTAATCTCATAAAATAATCTCATTAAGTATACTAAACTCTGTTTATTAATTAGATTAATAACCATAAATCACCGTTTCAATGGCTACTAAAGGTTGAAGGGTTTCGTAGTTCTCGTCATTCCCTCTGATGCAttattaaagagaccagcatgtatattccaatAACATTTATTTAGACGATAATAAAGGTTAAAACACACAATCTTAATCtgactaaataactaaactaaagaaaaaggaaacagCCCTGAAAGTTGTTCAGTCCGTGCGTGAAAGAGTTCGTTTGTCGTGTTTCTTAACGTCGTTAACCGACTGGTTGAATCTATCTTGGCTGAGCAAGAACACTCCTAAAGTTACAAAACATAAAACcagataaacaacaacaataacaggaACATTGTATAAAATACATAACTAGTTATTACAGTTATTTATCAGGTTAGAGAACAGGACCGTTAAAGGACAGGTGTATGACTGGTTCTGTGAGGTCATCATGTGGTGTCTAAGCTAGTCTCATGACGGGAAACTATCAGGAGTCCAGAATTTAGTTTATCAactaactagggatgcaccgataccagtacttccatctgggtactctccgataccgagtaccgatacgagtacttctctgtgtctaaagagcctcgttaacagccagctggagggtgtgagcgccacacggcaggctggggagtcccgcatacgaggcggtgcgccgccaccgtcGGTGAGGTGGAGCGCGAGGAcccaaaagatggtgacgagaggttaatgtcacgctgccgtaaagtggtatcggagccgtttgcgagtacgagtacatgagcacagtatcggacccgatacccgatactcgtatcggtgcatccctagctagTACCGAGGGAAGATAACTCTGGAGTTCTTGTGCTGAAGGGTGTTTTCACTTTTGGTCCCTTTCAGTCCTCCAAACGAACTCAGAGCGATTAGTCAGCATTTTTTGCGCATAATGTGAACACTCCAAAAGGACTCAGACCTCTGAACCAAACCGAACTCAGACCACCTCCTCCTCAGGAGGTGGTctgagtttggtttgtttgagCCGGGGTGACTCGATGCGGTTCGCTTAATCTGTGCGTTGTGAACAAAAAGCGCTCCAGGTTCGCTTTGCCCTTGTCGTTGTATTTTAGCCCTCTAGAGTTGCCGTAGACAGATCACACGCACTTGCCCACTGTGACGCTCGGAAAAAACAACACGGAAACATGGCCGCTAGTGGACGAGGAGTAGTTTGGATCTAAGAAGAAACTACTGAACTTCTCCAGATATGGAACGGAGAACACGTCAAACGGTAGAAACGCAAGGGGCTTCATTAGGACCGCACTGCAGCACCgcatcaaacaaaaaaaaactacgtCAAAAGTACTTTATCACGTGTATAATGAGAAAAAGCGGGACAAAAACAGCTTTTACAATGAACTGGACAGTCTGAACCGCGGTCGGAGTCTGAGTCAATACATTTATTCGTCTTGTAAATACATTTAACTTGTAGTGTCAGTGATATAGGTCAGTAAGTAAATTGCTGTTCTTGATTTCATTTAAGGGTCAGCCATAGACCTTCGCATGGCCCCCCTGGCCTTGGGCTCGGGGACAGCTGTACCCTTTGACCCCCTGACGGTGGACCTGATCGAGGGTCCAGCAGTTTAAGAGGTGAACTTTAGTTTCAGGGCCTCGTGGTACTTCTGGATGTCTTCCATGGAGTCGGTCTTCACCGTCTGCTCTAggacatggcggactccgctcTCTAAAGCGTGATAGAACCGCTTCACCTCCTGCAGCTCAGACTGAAGTCGCTTCTCCACCTGCTGATGCTCCTCTTGAGCTTCACTCAGCTTCTTCTCGTACTTTGACTCCACAGATTTAATTTCTTGCTCCAGTTTCCTTTGGTAGATCGCTTTGAGCTCGACCTCTCTCTGCTTCAGCATCTTCACCACCTCCTCGTAGATGGAGTTGGAGAAAAACTGTCCTCCGTTGGCACCAACCATCTCCTCCACCTTCTCCAGCAGGTCCAGGACCTGTCCACGATCGTTGGCTTTGACGTTGTTGAACAGATGGAACCTGTTTCCCACCTTCTTCAGGATGGACTGCAGCTCTGGTCCAGCGGCGTCCAGCAGCTGTCTGAAGTCTGACCTGACTCTGTCTCCGTGAGTGAAGAGGATGATGGTGTGCTTCCAGGCTTCCTCCCCAAACATGTTCTCCACCGTCCTGACAGCGTCTCTTTCCTCTGCGGTGAAGGTCCCCAGCCCGATGACCAGCAGGATGGCGTGGGGCCCCGGGGCCGACATGT
This window harbors:
- the LOC141752421 gene encoding GTPase IMAP family member 8-like; the protein is MNPDPHPDLTIVLLGKAGVGKSASGNTILGRPAFESKLAFTSVTEEISEEKGNVFGKQISVVDTPGILDSKDKEEKIKSWCQELLQSSRRCLFLVVLKVGRFTEKDQKALKAAMRVLGPRGLKKSYLLFTGGDALNDKELEDFIIQDKDKLPDVVKMFAGASHLFNNEDDDEEQVRDLLLKSGHLPTHQQPDLPADVSRDRRVVLFGLPGAGKSASGNTILGSDQFKSACGFNPVSTETVSKSAVVEGRKVTVVDTPGFTDEVLTPKQLYLEIMKSIVEASPGPHAFIIVVRIGRITKAEVILFELLPKLFDGEARRYSMVLFTYGDELKDKSVEDEIKSNKLVSELVSMCGGRYCVFHNGSKRSREQVRNLLNQIDEMVTVNGGEHYTNEMFRMVQTFFKEEINRSDSSGDKVKERNRSDSGDDKVKERNRSDSGGDKVKERNRSDSSDDKVKERNRSDSGGDKVKERNRSDSSGDKVKERNRSDSSDDKVKERNRSDSGGDKVKERNR
- the LOC141753022 gene encoding GTPase IMAP family member 7-like yields the protein MTYKYFTSEFHGSVLRLVLVGKTGAGKSSSGNTILGRDAFSAAAARSSVTSQCSKQTGEVFDRQVTIVDTPGLFDTSLPEHTVRREILKCINMSAPGPHAILLVIGLGTFTAEERDAVRTVENMFGEEAWKHTIILFTHGDRVRSDFRQLLDAAGPELQSILKKVGNRFHLFNNVKANDRGQVLDLLEKVEEMVGANGGQFFSNSIYEEVVKMLKQREVELKAIYQRKLEQEIKSVESKYEKKLSEAQEEHQQVEKRLQSELQEVKRFYHALESGVRHVLEQTVKTDSMEDIQKYHEALKLKFTS